From a single Seriola aureovittata isolate HTS-2021-v1 ecotype China chromosome 18, ASM2101889v1, whole genome shotgun sequence genomic region:
- the eng gene encoding endoglin, which yields MEVHVARFALLLCITVATSASSQTCAPKKVNDNPWFHVREMLNGCWTSFVTEDNTEVHILNLAAMDEKIFSLNFTNAKPMNLILTSPETLYCLCNINADVNIYLSNSSAITLYGNQHHNNVHKQDFPTQDEELVRWAQQKFGGVTSFTTVRNLSNISSKGIAGTTNTSSHHCVLKNEDASEKHFMKIERTSLASPFTSCSPQQQIPSGEAELHIINIPENASTCNVSLRMDTKEIRVFLRGPQGTTWIILSQHTRFGSNNDILLPALAHRVPPSYTVNSDNAEDVQRKALDVFKVSTFTSYTELRPVGSTIIMALVRNESPAEPSPETVPEPVATDITPQQMPLLMQLYTSHDYVSPLDPNTRVQSDKRIYAEISGHTLGDIILTIKVIGCIVRSKGSCPVVKDLPFIPEACSPNSCPNSTRLSFSLDQLQELTSTTWDLECTVKLCSSEKCGDGGRVKRNLEVTQPCLQPPTPPCFDFGLPGVLGIAFGGFLIGVLLIGALWFIKIKTGYPTGLDMRSTAANLPGCPCSGAKRQPVSTNPSPSENSSANASIGSTQSTPTSSMA from the exons CCTCAAGTCAGACATGTGCGCCAAAAAAGGTTAATGACAACCCATGGTTCCACGTGAGAGAGATGCTAAATGGCTGTTGGACCAGCTTCGTCACAGAGGACAACACAGAGGTCCATATCCTGAACTTGGCCGCCATG gaCGAAAAGATATTCTCTCTTAATTTCACCAACGCCAAGCCAATGAACCTTATCCTCACATCGCCAGAAACACTTTATTGCCTATGCAACATCAACGCCGATGTTAACATATAT TTGAGCAACAGCTCAGCAATCACCCTGTATGGTAATCAACATCATAACAATGTCCACAAGCAAGACTTCCCCACCCAAGATGAGGAGCTGGTCAGGTGGGCACAGCAGAAGTTTGGGGGTGTGACGTCGTTCACCACAGTCCGAAATCTGAGCAATATCTCATCAAAAGGAATAGCAG GAACCACCAATACTAGCTCTCATCATTGTGTGCTTAAAAATGAAGATGCATCAGAGAAGCACTTCATGAAGATTGAAAGAACATCTTTGGCTTCACCATTCACATCTTGCTCGCCACAGCAGCAGATCCCCAGTGGTGAAGCGGAGCTTCACATCATAAACATCCCAGAGAATGCCAGCACATG CAATGTATCACTTCGCATGGACACAAAGGAGATCCGGGTGTTCCTCCGAGGTCCTCAGGGCACCACATGGATCATCCTCAGTCAACACACCCGGTTTGGT TCTAACAATGACATCCTGCTGCCCGCCCTCGCCCACAGAGTACCGCCTTCATATACAGTGAACAGTGACAATGCAGAGGATGTGCAGAGGAAGGCTTTAGATGTGTTTAAAGTCAGTACTTTCACCAGCTATACTGAACTCAGACCAGTGGGCTCCACAATTATAATGGCTCTTGTAAGAAATGAAAGTCCTGCAG AACCATCACCAGAAACAGTACCAGAACCAGTCGCTACAGATATTACCCCTCAACAGATGCCTCTGCTGATGCAGCTGTACACCTCCCATGATTACGTTTCTCCCCTGGACCCCAACACCAGGGTCCAGAGTGACAAGAGAATTTATGCAGAG aTTTCTGGGCACACTTTAGGCGATATTATCTTAACCATCAAGGTGATCGGCTGCATTGTGCGCTCCAAGGGCTCGTGCCCTGTTGTGAAAGACCTGCCCTTCATCCCAGAGGCCTGCTCCCCAAATTCTTGTCCCAACAGCACCCGACTCAGCTTCTCTTTAGATCAGCTCCAAGAGCTGACGTCCACCACCTGGGACCTGGAATGTACCGTCAAACTATGCTCCAGTGAG AAATgtggagatggaggaagagtgAAGAGGAATCTGGAGGTTACTCAGCCGTGTCTGCAACCACCAA CCCCACCATGCTTTGATTTTGGCTTACCTGGTGTTCTGGGCATTGCATTTGGAGGGTTCCTGATTGGAGTTTTACTTATTGGAGCACTGTGGtttatcaaaattaaaacag GATACCCAACTGGACTGGACATGAGGTCAACTGCAGCAAATCTTCCTG GATGTCCTTGCTCAGGAGCAAAACGACAACCAGTTTCTACCAACCCTTCCCCCTCTGAGAACAGCAGCGCCAACGCTAGCATTGGAAGCACCCAAAGCACACCGACCAGCAGCATGGCATGA